The sequence gaaagacatcatgggccatacatgggccagaagtgaaaacgggctggaatcatattggatggcccagatgacgttactgggcctaattcgaatagggcataacgggccttgggttagcgggctataaatgggctatatgcgaataggccgttaacaggctttccatgggccggcccgccaccttttgaccaagtcaaacaggccggccttttcacaggaatgggcatctgttgggccgtgccatgtgtcaacgtatcataggcgccttctgtccaatgagtggatgacatctgtcccagcgatgagccgacacgtgtttcctccagccaatgatgattttacacgtggaaaatccccattagtcggggctgttaacgggttatcggatccaaaacccgacccgatagcttaacagcgttccattacggtggatgccacgtgtcggtcacccttgatgaaagcacttctgtgacgcgtgatttatcgtcatggaagtggacacttccgtgatgataattttggcaatgtcatggaacacttctacgacagcacaggtatgactatcttgattctgtcataaatttgtcatggatgtacatgcatgaaaaaaaacgcgacctactgtaacaaacacgtatcatcacggaagtgtatttttttgtagtgaaaccacTACTGCTGTTGGATCAGATCGAAAGAAGAAACAGGCAACACCACATCTTCTTTACCTTTGTGCTCTCTAGCTTTCTGTTCATCTTCCATCTTCTTCCCAACTTCCTCCTTGGAATTCGAGGGAAGCTTTAGATCTGCCATTCCCCTCTTTTCTTCATCCACTTGCTGGTTAGATTTCCCAGTCTCCTCCCTGAACCCAAATCTTCCACCTCCCCTTTCATTGTTTGGGTAGATATCTCTAAACTTGTCAagttcttcttcctttcttttgtATTGGAAATTATCTCTCCCTCCCCTGTTAAATCTTCCTCCTCCTTGGTATCCTCCAGGCCACCTgttcatcctctctctctctctctctctctctctctctctctctctctctctctctctctctctctctctctctctctctcacctagAGGAAGCGGGGGAAGGGGAAACCCTAATTCCTCGAAGGGATCGCACTCTCTCTCAAAGCAGAGGAGATGCGCACTATTTATAGCCAGGAAGGCTTGGGAAAGCGGATTTACAAAACCCGTCTTCCTTTTTCCTTTACCCAAAGTTGGTCCATCTTTATCAGCTCCTTTTCCACCCAAAAAGGGGGAAAATTACCAAATTTGCCCATACTTCTAGTAGGTACTGAAACTTGACATCCATCAATAACCATATTATCTAAATGCACACAATCTTTTGACCAGAAATCTGGTATTtgcacataatttgtgcaatttaTTTTTTCAGCTATATATCTACTTCTTCTAATCAGATCTGGATCGATCTTGCAACTAGAATCTATATCAGCTCCAGCACCATATAATTCCCATTACTTTTTCCCCCGATAGTTTTAATCAGATTAACATCTCTCACTTTCTTCTTAATTCTGTCATCAACTCCCCAACTCACTTTCCTTTCTGAATAATCCCCCCCCCAGATATAGGACCAAAACATGGTCTGCTCTCAATCTTATCCCCATTCTTAGCAGCCAATCGGCTTTATTTGTTCATTCCAGTTTCATTAATAGAGATGTCTGCATCACATTCGGCAAGATATTTATTAGGGGAAGGGATATTACCTTGCATCACTGACGAGGGCCCAGCCTCCCCGTCAGAGACCTCACCGGCGAGCAGCCAAAAGCGACTGCCCACCTGCGAGTCTCCTATTCCCGCGTGTGGCAGGCGAGGCTAAGCAGGCGCGGCGACCGACGAGGGAAGCGCGGGGATCGCCTTATCACCAGCGGCCAcctcgccttcttcttcttcgcaccAGGCTTCCCTCCCTCTTCTGTAGCGATGACCACCAGGTCCTCCGGCGCCTTCTCCTCCACCATCGCGGGAGCCGGCACCGGTAAGCCCATCACAGCTCCAACGACGAACTCCGTCAGACCCGCAGGCTTGCGGCGGCGAGATCGAAACGCCCTCCACTTCATCTCCAGCTTGGGGTCATCGGACTCCAACTCCTCCATCGCCCAAAGCAACATCCCGAGCGCACCCACGGGCCCGCCCGTCGGCGTGAGGCGCCAATCCTTTGCCTCCGTGAGCCGCCTGTACGCCATCCCCGCCGCCTCCTTCAGATCCCTCTCCTCCGCGAACCAGGAGATGATCTCCATCAGCTTCGCGTTGTCGCCGTTGGCTATCTCCCTCACCCTCGCCTCGAGTCTCGGCTTCCAGGGCGACATGGATCTCACGAGTTGAAGCACGAGTCTGTGGTGTGGGAGGGAGATGGATCTCGTCGAATGGGGAAGGGATAGCCGCACCACATCTCGCCGCGGCTTTAATCCTCCGCCATTCCcgacactcctcctcctccttgacctCGATCCTCGCATCGCGCCACGCCTCCTCTCCAATCCCTAGCGCCCTGCCCACTAGAACAACGTGGCAAGGGAACCTAATTTGTGTACCTTCCTTTATTCCACCCTTATCGTGTACTCGCACCATGTCGACGCGCACGCCGCGGTCGTCCAGCAGCGTCAGAGCCGGAGAGCCGCCTCGTTGAAGGAGCACGCCTTGCCGGAAGAGAAGTAGCGTCGGCATCGCGAGGTCGGAGACAAGATGCACCGCCCATCTACGATCAGGGGGATCCGCCTCGCCCGCATCGCCCGTGTCGCCCATGTCGCCCGGACCGACCCGCGTCATCATCTATTTGGCGCTTATGCGCGGGTTCGCCAACGGGCGCCTGCATGCGTTCGTAATTGGGCTGGCCCGTTCCGGGTATTCGAACACGTGCATGGCTATGGCCAGCAGGGCACCCGCCCGCGAGTGAATAGTTAGCTTGCTCTTTTCTTTTTGACTTCGTTCTTCAGTTCagtttctttttttattctttttcttttttttctcctcttcctttGTTTTCTTTAGTGCGTGTTTTTTAAAATCGTTGAACTTTTTTGACAACCGATGAAATTTTTTAGAATCGATGAATTTattttcaaattggatgaactttttttgaaattcgttgaacttttttcaaatttgatgaacttttttttccaaatcaaagaactttttccaaaatccataaacttttttcaaaatcgatgaactttttccaaattcgatgaactttttcaaatcaaatgaactttttttcaaaatcgatgaacttttttcaaaattgatgaactttcttTCAATATGATGATCTTTTTTAAAACATTGATGAAAttgttttcaaatttgtgaacttttttctcaaATGAGTGAACTTTATTCAATTTTCTTGAACTTTTTTTGATTcacgtgaactttttccaaactcgCTAAATTTTCTTAAATTTGTGATATTTTTGAAATTTCGTGAATATTTTTCATTATTTGTGTTGAATACGTGAGCCTTTTCTTTTTTGTTCACGAACTTTTTTTCCATCTGTGAACTTTCATTTTTTGGAACCGCGCAAGCCATATCGTCGTTAATAACtattccctccgtttcaaaatagatgactcaactttgtactaaagggAGTATCAAGCTACAACAGAATGCAATGTTAGCTCTAGTGGTTAGCCGAGCAGCTTTAGAAGCAAACGGCATGAGTTCTAATCCTGGTCTTgtaatttttttaggattttttgtcCGCTGGCACGTGTGCCGGCCCAGCAAGGCGCTGCTGCGAGCGCCAGTTCGTTAGATGGCGCTGCTGCGAGCacacaagaaaagaaaagaaaacaagacaATGGGCCTGTCGCATCACTCAAAGAGGCCTATACAACACAAGAAAAGCAGCTATTCACAGATCTCAAAACTGAATATAATCCAATGGTCAAAGACATCGACTGAGACTTCCTAAAAACTCAGTCGACTGAGTTTTAGCAGCACCTTCAAAGTAATCTAGAAGCTGGCTCATACCTTCCAAACTATTTCTATGTGTCGACGGCAGGATTAAGAGCACAGATAGCAAAATCCGTGTGCACGATCATAGCACACATCGTAGGTGTCAAACAGTTAGCAAACCCACTTAACGCACACAGTACTCCTATGTAAAGCATCCATACTACTAGCTCTAAAAAGTGCTACCTTCTCTTCTATACTGTATCTATTTCGTCGCAAGTCATGCTACCGGTGCTGGTCTGGGGCTCATGTCCCCGGGGCCACTGGTGCTCCGCTGTGGCTCATGTCCCCAGCATCCTGCTGCGTCTGGGCACGCAGGTACTCAGCACGCTTTAGCTTCATATGTTGGCCTGCTTGAATCATATTCAGCGCTTGCAAGCCATCCAACTCAAGCCGCTCAAAGCACTCGTTCGCCGTGCTGAAGGGCATGTCTGGACTCACATCAATAGATAGCGCGGTGATCGCTGCCTTCCATTCACTCAATACTTCCTCCAGCTGCAAAACAAACCAGTTAGGATGACACACAGATCGTCATACATAAATAATATTCTGCATCGCTCAACACGAAACAAACCTCTTCAAGTGAGCTCACAACCACTAGCCTTGGAACAGAAGATGGGTTTTCTACATCTCCTTGCGGCCCAGCGCCCATCCCCAGCTCTTGCCTCTCCATGATGCGCTGGATGGCGCCTCCAACCAGCAAGCATAAACCTGATGCGCCTTTCACCATGTTCGCGATGTGGCCCAAGGCCTTGCCCAAGCCACCACAAGCCCCAGCCATCCAAGCAACTAATGTCGGAGACTGACTCTCAGGCACGAAATCTGCTAATTGGCACAAGAATTCACTGCGGCCCCTCAGATATGCTTCCCAAGATCCTAAATATGTGCCACACTGCTCAATCCTTGCCCCAGTTTGTGCAAGGTTGAGTGCCCAGTTGCTCCCTGCATTCAGTGAAACTGAATCAAATTAGTTACATTTTTTATGAGCTTCAGTCAGAAATGCTAAATATGGGGAACATTAACTAATGCATTTCCTGAATTCTTCAAGAAGAGCCATGGAGTTACAAATCAAAACTCAAGAACCCTTTACACAAAATTAATCAACAAATGAACAGAGTGGCATCAACTATAATAAAAAAAACACATCGATCGCTAGCAAGATTAGAGCACAAATATACCTGACACTCCTTCATCTGTTATTTGTAATCATCAATCATTAAATCAGACATCTGTCAGGTTCACATTCTTGGCGACAAATAAAACTAAACAGTCTCAAAAGTTATAGTAATCAACTATGTAATGTGATTTTGATACAACCCTGGAATTTAACATATATATGCCGCTAAACTCTCATCTCTCCTAATTCACAGCTCATCTAACAAACTAAATCTACCAACAGAATTACAGCAAAAGGACATAATCTCTATACAGCCAATCAGTAACATATCATCCATGGATGCGACTTTGTTGGCTCCAATAAGCTGTTACATTAGTATGCCTGCAAATTACCTTTTTCTAGATTACGCACAAGCATGTGTATCATACATACTGTATTAAAAAAGATAAGAGGGTAAGACATCCATCCACATGGAGGTGTTAAAAAATTTCACCTCAACCGCTCAACTTATGCCTACCAAAACCTAGAACTACTACTCACTAGGATCCAACCGGATATTTCCCCCAAGAAAACATCCCAATCTGCCCTAAGGATACCCGCTTCACAACCTATGGAGTACAGCCCCGAGCGAGTGAGAACACGATCCAATACTACCGCATTCCTGTGTTTCCATACTCCCGACATTACCAGGGCCAGGATCGCCCAAACGTTCTTCGAATGCCGGATCTCTGCAGTCTTATCCCTACACCGATCCAGCAAGTTTGTTATCTGATTTTGGAGTAGATCCTCGACCACACTGTCCTTGCGAAGACACTGCAAGAGGATACGCTTGATGGTTTTCTCGTAGTGTGCAAGATCTCCGTCCAGCTATTCAATCGGAAGTCTAACAGCGGTTTCTCAAGGCTAAACCATGAAAGGAACATGCACCGCATCTGAGCTAACGATCTCCAGGAGATGTCCCTAAAATATTCAATCCCTAAACATGAATATCTATTTTTCTCCTATTGAAACAGAATAAAAACGCTAAAAGATccgcaagaaagaaagaaagaaccgacaGACAGAAAGGATTTGTGATTCGTACCCTGAAAGGGGGCGGGCCTGTACGTAGTGGAACTCTCGGCCGTCTCTGGGGGCGTCCTGGCGGGGGGCGGCGTCTCCGGGAAGGCCGCGGAGCTGTCGGGCGTCTCCGCGAAGGTCCTGGCGGTGGTCGCCGTCTCCGGGGAGGTCGTGGAGCTGTCGGGCGTCTCCACGAAGGTCCTGGCGTGGGTCGCCGTCTCCCGGGAGGTCGTGGAGCTGTCGGGCGTCTCCGCGAAGGTCCTGGCGGGGGCCGCCGTCTCCGTGGAAGCCGTGGATGCGGTGGAGCTCTCAGGAGTCTCTCGGGAGGTCCTCGCGGGGCCCGGCATCTTCGGGGGGCTGGTCGACGCGGCGGAGGTAGCCGCGAAGGCGGTGGCGGCAGCGCCGGCGTTCAGCGCGGACCCGTCGATCCCTCTCGCTCGAGAGCGCGGTCCGGTGGCTGGCGTCGTCCCAGGGAGCGACTCGGAGGTCGCCGTGGCGGCGCAATCCGGCGCAGTTTTTCTCTGATTTTCTTCCAGGAAACCAACCTACCAACcgctgttttcttttttcttttggtgCGATCTCGGTTTTATATGAGATATACTACCAATTTTGTCCCGGCCAGATGCAAAAATAAATCGGTTTTTGCTACTCTATATCTCACTCGTCAATTCAATTCCTAGACCGTCCGATCAGAAAACTCGTCACGATTCGTGCAGGAGCGCCTCACTTggcacttttttagttttttttttgagaattctcGCCTGCTTTATTTATTCAGAAGCAATTGTCATAGGTACAAGATCGGGATCATGAGGATTGCCCAACCAAACATGTCTACCTATATCTAGGTTGCAAGCAAATTTGGCGAGATTATGAGCTTCAAAATTGAAGTTCCTGCGCTCGAAAACAAAAGAGCAAGTAATAAAACTATTACAATGGTTCATTATTTCATGCACCAACGATGCATTGGGGCCTCCTGTACCCCTGTTGATATCATTAACCGCTTCTTGGCAGTCCGATGCCACGTGAATCTTCTGCTGTCCTAGGTCATCTGCTAGAGCAAGAGCTTCCCGGCATGCATATGTCTCCAGGGTTAGAGGGTCCGTCATACCATAATAAACCATAGCCGAGGAGCCCAGATAGTGCCCATCCTGGTCACGGCAACAGGCAGCAACCGCTCCTCCTCTCCGTGAGCGACCCACAGCCCCGTCAACATTAATTTTGGCAGAGCCTGTAGGAGGAGGAAGCCACCTTTTCGGTTGTGGTGGTGCAGGTACAGATTGTTCGCGCACTCTTCGCACAACTAAGTGACCTAGCTCATCGATGTAATTATTTATAAAAGAAGCCGTTTGCTGGGGGTTCTGGAATATAGATTCATAGATAGCCTTCCTCCTCGCAAACTATATAGACCATAGTGTGATGACCATCCTTGTGAAGCTAGCTTGGTCCAGTTTTTCATATAGATCAAACAGCCATATTCTTGCGTTGGATTCATCATTTTCAGCCATGATTGACACCAAGTTTTCCTCCGAAAGAGCCCACACGCAGCGAGACATCGTGCATGCTACCAACGCATGTCTCCAAGAATCCTCACATCCACACAGCGGACAAACTTCTCTCTCTGACATGTTTCTTCTTTTTAGGACATCCGTTGTAGGGAGTGAGTGATGAACTAACCTCCAAAGAAAGATCCTCACCTTCGACGGGATTTTAAATTTCCACAAGGAAGTCCAAGCTTTTTCGTCCTTATCGGTGTGAGATGTTCCGCTACTTCCATTTAACCACTCCTCCCTCTGTAATTTTGTCTTGAGCAAAAACTTATAAGCCGAACTCACACTAAATTTGCCTTTCTTATCCGGATACCACGCCCAAAAGTCCTCAACGTTGCGGGTGCATACCGGAATCTTCATGATGGCCTCAGCATCTATAGGAAAAAACACGGACCGGACCAAATCCTCATTCCATGAGGCTGTCGCCGGGGAGAGCAGCTCCGAAACGTGCCTGGGAGGGTGAGGAACCAACGAGACAATAGGCCGTGGCGTCATCTCCTTCGGAATCCAGTTATCCATCCAAATCTCCGTTGATTGCCCATTACCAATC comes from Triticum aestivum cultivar Chinese Spring chromosome 5B, IWGSC CS RefSeq v2.1, whole genome shotgun sequence and encodes:
- the LOC123115627 gene encoding uncharacterized protein, with protein sequence MPGPARTSRETPESSTASTASTETAAPARTFAETPDSSTTSRETATHARTFVETPDSSTTSPETATTARTFAETPDSSAAFPETPPPARTPPETAESSTTYRPAPFQGSNWALNLAQTGARIEQCGTYLGSWEAYLRGRSEFLCQLADFVPESQSPTLVAWMAGACGGLGKALGHIANMVKGASGLCLLVGGAIQRIMERQELGMGAGPQGDVENPSSVPRLVVVSSLEELEEVLSEWKAAITALSIDVSPDMPFSTANECFERLELDGLQALNMIQAGQHMKLKRAEYLRAQTQQDAGDMSHSGAPVAPGT